Proteins encoded in a region of the Paenibacillus pedocola genome:
- a CDS encoding putative holin-like toxin, translated as MTPVEVYQALTLMISFATLVVLILSFHKKK; from the coding sequence GTGACGCCAGTGGAGGTATACCAAGCATTGACGCTAATGATTTCGTTTGCGACTCTGGTTGTGTTGATTCTATCTTTCCACAAAAAGAAATAG